The Kocuria turfanensis genome contains the following window.
GAGGGCCGGGGGCGGGCGCGGCCGGCGGGACGGGTGTCTGCTCGGCGGGCGGGACCGGCACGACGGGTGCCGGGGGCTTCTCGGTCCCGACGCCCGGCGCCTCCTCCCGGGCGCCGGGCGCACCGGAGCGAGCCGGCTGCGCCGACGAGGGGACCTCGGCGGTCCGCGACGTGCCGGGCGTCGGAGCGGGACCGGGCGCGCCGCTCACGGAGACGCCGCCGCGCACGACCTCCACGCGGTCCGTGCCGCTCGCCACCCCCCACAGCAGGACGGCCAGGGCCGCGACGGCCAGGAGCGAGACTGCCGACCAGAGGATCCTCATGCAGCCCAGTGTCCCGGGACGGGTTGAGGCGGGCATGAGAACATGAGAGCCCTCTCAGGAAAGCAGAGCGTCGAGCAGCCCCTGGGCCATGGTTCGCCACCGCGGGCGGAACGCGTACAGACAGGCGAGTCGCAGCCGCGTCGCGTCGGCGTGGACGGCGAGGCGCGCCGGCTCGGCGCCCAGGCGGACGGCCACCACGGTCACCGCCTCCTGTCCCGCCGCCTGCAGCGGGGCGTCGAGCAGGCCCTGGGCCGCACGCAGCTCCAGGTGGACGGAGAGGTTCGCGAGGTCGAGCTCGGGCTCGCCGAGCGCTGCCGTGTCGAAGTCCAGCAGCCCGAGCCGGACGCCGTCGAACAGCAGCTGCTTGTCGTGCAGGTCCCGGTGCAGCACGGCCCGGGCACGCCGACCCGCGGGCGCGGTGGTGAGCTCCTCGCCGATCCGGTGGGCCAGCCTGGCGACCGCTCCCCGTGGTGCCCTGAGCAGACCCGGGAACGCGTCGAGGCGGTCCGCCCACCGGGCCAGCATGTGGGCCTCGTCCTCGGCGGTGTGCTGGGGCAGCAGCCCCGCCCCCGGAACGGCGGTGGCCAGGTCCGGCCAGCGCTGCGCCCACTGGGTCCACGCCGCACGGTACGCGTCCGTCTCACCGGCGGCGCCCAGCTCGTGCAGGCTCCGGCCGGGCAGCACGGAGAACTCGACCCGGTGCTCGGTCCGGGCCAGGACCTCGGGGACGGCGAGGCCCGCCGCGGTGCCCAGGCCGTGCAGCCGGCCGGACAGCTCGGCGACCTGCCCGGCCCGCCCCGGCGCGAGGACCTTCACGAAGCGGTCCGGGGCCGCGAGCACGGCGCGGCGGCCGTGCCGGTGCACGACCACCCGCCCGCCCGCCGCGACCGCGACCGCGAGTCCCGGCAGTCGGGGGTCCTCGCCGTGGGGCAGGACCTGGACGGCCGTCAGTCCCGACGCCCCGGGACCGGTCGTGCCCGCCCGGACGCGCCCCTGCTCGTCCTCGAGCTCGAGCACGAGCCGGGAGCGGCCCGTGGGCCAGGCCCGGCGCACCCGCAGGGGGCGCCCGTCAGCGCCCGGCACGGTCTCCGGCACGCGCACCGGGTGCGTTCCGGTGCGCGCCGGAACGGTGCGCGCGGCGGGCCCCGGCAGGATCGGCACGGCCTGCGGTGTCCTCCGGGCCCGCTCCGCCAGCCGCTCCGCGAGCAGGAGCCGCTGATCGGTGAGCTCCCGCCAGTCCGGAGTGGTGGAGCGGAAGGGCTCCATGGACCGCGCCAGCACGTGGAACGCGGCCCAGGTCAGGATCTCGGGCCACGGCGGAAGCGCCGCCACGGATCCGTAACCGCCCAGCAGGGCGCCGGTCAGCGGGGAGTCCTCCGGGCCGGCCGGGGCCTCCACCGCCCCGGCGTCCAGCAGCTCGACGGCCAGGAACGCGCCGAGGTCGTCGGCCGCCGCGCCGGTGCGCATCCGGTCGAGGTCGGCGAGCCGGAGGCTCGGCGCCCCCGGGGGTGCGGAGCCGTGCACGAGCACCTGGTCCGCGGAGAAGTCCCCGTGGAGCAGGCGCGCCGGGCTCCCGGGGCGCGCGGCGACGGCCTCGGCGACGGCCTGCCCGACGCGGGCGCTGCGAGCGGCCGGCCTCGGGTCGAGGGCCGAGAGGTCGGCGGCCAGGGAGCGCAGCTTCCGGTCGGCGTCGAGGGGTGCGCCGGCCCGCGCGGTACCGAGCAGCGACGGGCCGCGCACGTGCAGCTCGGCCAGGGCGGCACCCGCGGCGGCGGCGGCCCCGAGCACCGGCCTACCGGCGCCGCGACCGGGCGGGTCGGCGGCGGCGTGGGCCGCGAGGTCCCCGTCCCCGAACCAGGGGTAGTGCAGCACGTGCGGTGTCACAGGGAGGCCGGGGGCGGGCACCGGGGCGAGGACCGGCAGCCCGGCGGCGGCGAGCCGGGCCAGCAGGACCGGGTCCGCACCGGACGGTCCGGCCGTGATCTTGGTGACCAGGCGGGGGCCGGGGCCGGCGGGGCCCGTGAGCACCGTGCGACGGCGGGGATTGTAGCGCAGCAGCCGTGCGGCGTCCCCCGGCTGCCCGAGGCGCTCGGCCCGCTCCGGCCCGAGCGCGGCGAGCGGTCGCCGCAGCCCCGGGTCCGTGCGGATGCGCCCCACGGCCAGCCGGTGCCCGGGCAGGTCCGGCACGTCCGCCACCAGCACGGGCGCGCCGTGTCCGGGCCGGCCCGGCCCGGCGCCCGCCAGGATCCTCTCGAGCTTGTCCCGCCCGGGCACGGAGGGTGCGTAGGCGGCCACCCAGTGCACCGCGCCGGTCCCGTCGACGTCCACACGGGCCACGGCCGAGACCTCCGGTTTGTACCGCAGCCGGCTGGTCCGCAGCCGTCCGCCCAGCTCGTGGCCGAAGAGCTCGGTGAGCCGGCCGGGATCGAGGACCGTGGCCAGGGCGGGCAGGCTCTCCCAGGAGTCCGGCAGGTGCGACGTCACGAGCGGACCTCCCGGCGGCCCTGCGCCCCTTGCTGCTCGACCCACGCGGCGAACACGCCGTCCGGGCGGGCATGCAGCTCCTCGGGAGTGCCGTCGAGCAGGATGCGGCCGTCCTGGACCCACAGCACCCGGTCGGCGGCGAGGGCCAGGGCGGCGTCGTGGGTCACGGCCAGGGACGTGCGGCCGCGGACGAGGCGGCCGACGGCGTCCAGCACGTCCCGGGCCGCCCGGGGGTCCAGCCCGGTGGTGGCCTCGTCGAGCACCACGACCGGCGCGTCCCGCAGCAGGGCCCGCGCGATGGCCAGCCGCTGGCGCTGCCCGCCCGAGAGCGTCGCCCCGCGCTCCCCGACCGGGGTGTCGTAGCCCTGCGGGAACGCCGTGATGAACTCGTGGGCCTGGGCGGCCGCGGCCGCGGCCTCGACCTCGGCGTCGGTGGCCTGCGGGCGGCCGAGCCGGATGTTCTCCCGGACGGTGCCGTGGAACAGGACGGGGTCCTGCAGCAGCAGGGCCGTGCTGCCGCGCACGGTGCCGAGGCTGAGCCGGCGCAGGTCGTGTCCGTCGAGGGTCACGGCGCCGGCCACCGGGTCCATCATCCGCACGAGCAGGGAGACCAGGGTCGACTTCCCGGAGCCGGAGGGGCCCACGACGGCGACGTGCTGGCCCGCCGGGATCACGAGGTCGACGTCGCGCAGCACGGCACGCCCGCGGCCTCCCGGGTCGCCGTGCGCCGCGTCCACGTGGCGGAGGGCGATCTCACCGCGCACCCGCGGCAGGACCAGGGCGTCCGGGGCCTCCCGCACGTCCACGCACTCGTCCACGAGGTCGGCCACCCGCTCCCCCGACGCCGCGGCGCGGGCGATCCGCCCGGTGTACTTGGCCATGTCCCGCAGGGGCTTCATGCAGGTCTTCAGGTACGTCGTGAACAGCACCAGGTCGCCCAGGCTCATCGCGCCCTCGAGCACCCGCAGACCGCCGCCGAAGAGCACGGCAGCGGTGGCCACGCCCACGATCACGTCGGTGACCCGCTCGAGCGCGGCGGCCAGACGGCGGGACTGCACGCCCTGGGTGAGGGCCTGCCGGTTGGAGCGGCCGAAGGAGTCCGCCATGTGCTCCTCCAGCCCGTAGGCCTGGACCGTGCGGATCGCGCCGAGGGACTCGTGGGCGGTGTTCGCCAGGGCGCCCTCCCCCTGCCGGGTCCGGCGCGAGGCCTCGGTGATCCTGGCGGCGGAGCCGCGCCCCACCAGCAGGAAGGCCAGGATCGCCGCCACCACCACGAGGCCCAGCAGCCAGTCGAGGAAGAGCATCACCGTGCACATGACCACGAGGGTGATGACGTTGGCGAGCAGCGGCAGCCCCGCGGTGACGGCGACCTCCTGGAGCTTGCCGATGTCGGAGACGAGGCGCTGGACCGTGTCCCCGGCCCGGGAGACCGAGTGGTAGCGGTCGGAGAGGGACTGGACGTGCGCGAACACCCGTTCGCGCAGGGCGGTGGAGACCCGGGAGCCGACGAGCGCGAACGCGACCGTGGCGAGGTAGTTGGCGAGCGCGCGGAAGCCGACCACCGCGACCGTGGCCAGCCCGGCGGCCAGGAGCAGCTGCCAGGAGGCCTCCGGTATCCACGGGTCGACGTTGCCGGCGCCGAGGGACAGGGAGATCGCGTCGACGACGATCTTGAGCGGCCAGGGCTCGAGTACGCGGAACGCCACCTCGGCCAGCAGCACCAGGATCCCGCCGGCGGCGAGCGGCCGGTGCTCCCGCAGGTGCGGGCCGAGCAGCCCGAGGGTGCGCCGGAGGGCCCGGCGGTCGAGCCGCTTGCCCCGGCTCACCGCGGCGCTCCCGCGGCGCTCGGCCGCGGGGCGGTGCTCCCGCTCCGCGGAGTTCCCCGGGGATCCGCACCGGCGAGGCCCGTGTCGGCGAGGATGTCGTCGAGCACCGCGGTCCAGGAGCGCCGGGCCACCGCGTCACGCCGGCCGGCCCGCCCCATGGCCCGCCGCCGGCCGGGATCGGCCACGAGCGCGTCGATCGCCCGGGCCAGCGCGGCGGGGTCCGAGGGCGCCACGAGCAGACCGGTGACCCCGTCCTGGACGGCTGCCGGCACCTGGCCCACGCGGGACGCGACGACCGGGAGGGCGGCGGCGGCGTACTCGTAGATCTTCAGCGGGGAGAAGTACTGGTCCTCCGCGTCCGCCGTGGCAGGGTAGGGCGCCACGGCCACGGCGCAGCCGGCCAGCAGCCCGGGCACCTCGGCCGGGGCCACGGCGCCGGTGAACTCGGCCTCGACGCCCAGCGAGGCGGCCAGCTCCTCGAGGAACGCCCGCTGGGGCCCGTCCCCCACCACGCGCAGGTGCCAGTCCGTGGCCGCGCTCGCACGGGCGCGCAGCAGGTGCTCCACGCCGTGCCACGGCTTGAGCGTGCCGACGAACACGACGACCGGCGGTCCGGGGTCCGGTCCCCGGGCGGCCGAGTCGCGGCTCGGGAGGATGCGCTCCACGTTCACGCCGTTGGGCGCGACCAGGACCCGCCCGGCCTCTCCTCCGGCGGCGGCCACGGTCCGCTGCACCCAGCGGGCCACCGGCTCGGAGACGCAGGCCGTGCGCTCGGCCGCGGCGACCTGCGCGGCCAGCGCGGCCCGGGCGGCGTCCTCGTCCACGAGGTCG
Protein-coding sequences here:
- a CDS encoding phosphotransferase — protein: MTSHLPDSWESLPALATVLDPGRLTELFGHELGGRLRTSRLRYKPEVSAVARVDVDGTGAVHWVAAYAPSVPGRDKLERILAGAGPGRPGHGAPVLVADVPDLPGHRLAVGRIRTDPGLRRPLAALGPERAERLGQPGDAARLLRYNPRRRTVLTGPAGPGPRLVTKITAGPSGADPVLLARLAAAGLPVLAPVPAPGLPVTPHVLHYPWFGDGDLAAHAAADPPGRGAGRPVLGAAAAAGAALAELHVRGPSLLGTARAGAPLDADRKLRSLAADLSALDPRPAARSARVGQAVAEAVAARPGSPARLLHGDFSADQVLVHGSAPPGAPSLRLADLDRMRTGAAADDLGAFLAVELLDAGAVEAPAGPEDSPLTGALLGGYGSVAALPPWPEILTWAAFHVLARSMEPFRSTTPDWRELTDQRLLLAERLAERARRTPQAVPILPGPAARTVPARTGTHPVRVPETVPGADGRPLRVRRAWPTGRSRLVLELEDEQGRVRAGTTGPGASGLTAVQVLPHGEDPRLPGLAVAVAAGGRVVVHRHGRRAVLAAPDRFVKVLAPGRAGQVAELSGRLHGLGTAAGLAVPEVLARTEHRVEFSVLPGRSLHELGAAGETDAYRAAWTQWAQRWPDLATAVPGAGLLPQHTAEDEAHMLARWADRLDAFPGLLRAPRGAVARLAHRIGEELTTAPAGRRARAVLHRDLHDKQLLFDGVRLGLLDFDTAALGEPELDLANLSVHLELRAAQGLLDAPLQAAGQEAVTVVAVRLGAEPARLAVHADATRLRLACLYAFRPRWRTMAQGLLDALLS
- a CDS encoding ABC transporter ATP-binding protein; the protein is MSRGKRLDRRALRRTLGLLGPHLREHRPLAAGGILVLLAEVAFRVLEPWPLKIVVDAISLSLGAGNVDPWIPEASWQLLLAAGLATVAVVGFRALANYLATVAFALVGSRVSTALRERVFAHVQSLSDRYHSVSRAGDTVQRLVSDIGKLQEVAVTAGLPLLANVITLVVMCTVMLFLDWLLGLVVVAAILAFLLVGRGSAARITEASRRTRQGEGALANTAHESLGAIRTVQAYGLEEHMADSFGRSNRQALTQGVQSRRLAAALERVTDVIVGVATAAVLFGGGLRVLEGAMSLGDLVLFTTYLKTCMKPLRDMAKYTGRIARAAASGERVADLVDECVDVREAPDALVLPRVRGEIALRHVDAAHGDPGGRGRAVLRDVDLVIPAGQHVAVVGPSGSGKSTLVSLLVRMMDPVAGAVTLDGHDLRRLSLGTVRGSTALLLQDPVLFHGTVRENIRLGRPQATDAEVEAAAAAAQAHEFITAFPQGYDTPVGERGATLSGGQRQRLAIARALLRDAPVVVLDEATTGLDPRAARDVLDAVGRLVRGRTSLAVTHDAALALAADRVLWVQDGRILLDGTPEELHARPDGVFAAWVEQQGAQGRREVRS
- a CDS encoding glycosyltransferase family 4 protein, giving the protein MRLAYVCADPGVPVFGTKGASVHVQEILRAWRARGAEVRLYATRLGEQMPADLADVPVVHVPVPPAPLGTAPGRADRVAARERAQADAARRIAERVVADGADAVHERYSLFSTALAVITGALGVPGVLEVNAPLVDEQRTHRDLVDEDAARAALAAQVAAAERTACVSEPVARWVQRTVAAAGGEAGRVLVAPNGVNVERILPSRDSAARGPDPGPPVVVFVGTLKPWHGVEHLLRARASAATDWHLRVVGDGPQRAFLEELAASLGVEAEFTGAVAPAEVPGLLAGCAVAVAPYPATADAEDQYFSPLKIYEYAAAALPVVASRVGQVPAAVQDGVTGLLVAPSDPAALARAIDALVADPGRRRAMGRAGRRDAVARRSWTAVLDDILADTGLAGADPRGTPRSGSTAPRPSAAGAPR